TTATCATACCCTTCAATACGTGCTTGTATCAAAAAGCAATTTTGTGCGTATGGTAGAACTAAAAAAGCGAAGCCATTGGCTTCGCTTTTGTCTGCTTAATAGAGAGGTGAGCTTAGTATTTCTAAGTTCTATCCGTTCTGAACATGTTCCAGAAGTACGCTGAATGATTAGTCAACGTTACGCTCTGCAAATTTCTCTAGCCCTAGAACTAAGGCAATGGCTACAAACATCATCACAATTGCCAACACGAGCTGAGAAGGTTGCGAGGTCACAGCTTCAAAATCGAACGGCGATAGGTTCTCTTGAATCAGAGGTACTTGCTCACCTTTCGAGTTGATGCGCCAGCTGATGGTTTCTTTCCACGGCCATATCTTAGGTAGCGTACCGATCATCAAACCGGTTAAGAATACCAATGTGAAATCGCGGAATGAGCGTAATAGCCAAGAGAGCACGTGTGAGAAAGTCAGTAGACCGATCACACAACCACCTAAAAATAGGGCAAGCACATCGATTTGAAACTCTTTAACGGCACCAAGAATCGGGCCATACATGCCAATCAGTAGCAGAATAAAGCTGCCTGAGATACCCGGCAAAATCATCGCACAGATCGCAATCGCACCCGCAATCAAGATGTTGATGCTGGTTGGTTCCATTTGTAGCGGTTTAAGAACCGTAATGCTATAAGCGAAGGCTACACCAAGTAATAGAAAGACGAATCGAATCATATCGCGCTTTTCTACCTGCTTAAGAATATGGAATACCGACACCAAGATCAGCCCAAAGAAGAAAGACCACAGTGGAACAGGGTGCGTGACCAATAACCAAGAAATCAGCTTTGCGAATGTCGCAATACTCGTGAACACGCCTGCGAACAGTGAAATCAGGAAGAAACCATTGATGTGGTTAAACGCGGCTTTGAAGCCTTCGCGCTTCCATAAGCCAAGTACGCTAGGGTTAATTCTACGAATGCTTTCTAGCAGCGTATCGTAAATACCAGTGATGAATGCGATGGTTCCGCCTGAAACGCCAGGGACAACGTCGGCTGCGCCCATTGCCATGCCTTTAAAAAAAGTACTTAAATAGTTCATTGATTCATAGAGTTGAGAATGATTTTGTGCAGTATACAAACTTTAAGGTAAAAAAAGTATGAATATGCCTTTGGCGAGGTGTTTTTATTACCTTCTTAATTGCAAGGCAATAAGTTGAAGTGAACATTTGCCTAATATTTAAAATACAATCACTTAGTGATCTATCATTAGTGCTCTATGATGAAACTGATCTCTTATCAATATTGCATTTTTATCGCATTATGCAAATGCACTTTGCAATTGGCATGTTGGATTAGAGGCTTTTATGAGATTTAGAGCTTATAAAACGCTGAATTAAAGTTGGCACGCTAACTGCATTAATAAATTTGACCCTTCTTAAGCCGAGGGTCACCTAGCCAACTGACGTTGTTAGTGAACTTTTGATTTGTTCACAAATATATAGAGCCAATCGCGATTATTGCGGTTGGCTATTTTTTTGCCTGTCGTTTGGCTATCTCTAGTTTTTTATCGGTTACCCCTCATTCTCCAAGCGAAAAAAAGCCAGCCACCATGGGTGACCAGCTTATGCTTTTTTCGAATCTCGAATCTCGAATCTCGAATCTCGAATCCGTTTTAATATCCCATCAACTGCAACAAATTTTCTGCTGTGCTAATGGCTTCTTTACGGTTGGCAATGTTTAACTTTTGGTACAGGTTACGGATGTGAGTTTTGATAGTCGTGCCTGCAACATCAAGTTCTTGAGCGATCTGTTCATTACTGAACCCCGAGTAGATAAGACCAAGTACCTGCCATTCACGTTGTGTAAGTGGGCTGGTGCGTACCAGTTCTGGAATATTCGGATGATTAACCAGATTCTCCACAAAGTCTTCGTCAAAGTGAACCGAACGGCTGCGTTGAGTCGTCGAGATATCTTTCATGATCTGTTGGGCTCGGTGACGTTCTAAATCACCCAAGCCAGGTTTGTTACTCAGCTTGTCCAAGATATGCCCGATAGTGCCACCATCGACTAAGAAGTTACCGACCATACCGGTTTGGTTGGTCATGTGTAGGGCTTCTTCTAGTAGCACACGAGCACTGTCTTCATCGTTGAGCTGTGTGCGTAACACGGCTTCGACGATCAAATTTCTGTTGGTGTCCGTAATCAGGTGTGAACGTTGGGCTTCGCTTTTCAAGAAGGTTAGCGCTTGTTCCGCTTTTTCATACTGCTCAAGGATGATATGAGCACGCACGATGTTTCGCCATTGAAGTTGACAAAAGTGGTTGCTTGCTGATTCAGGGCGAACAGCAACGCTCAACCAGTCACGGATGGCGTCTTTATTGCCTTTTACTTGCCAGAACAAGATCAGAGACAGTGAAGCGTTCGCCGTCCAATCTACGTGGTAAGTTGATTGGCGCAACAAGTGCTGAATCTGGTCAATAAACTTAGACGCTTTATCAATTTCTCCCCGACTCAATGAGATTCGAGCCAGCATGGAGTAGCTATGTAAGTGCTTACTTGGTGCGTGATGGCCAAGAATATCTAAGCCCTTATAACAACACTCTTCCGCTTCATCTAATCGATTCCAACACCAAAAAATCTGAGCTCTAACTCGCAGTAAAAATTCATGCAGTGGCACGTATTGCAGTTGGTGTTCTTCAATCAATTTAAATGCACTGTCTTGCAACTCAAATGCAGCCTGAACATAACCTTGAGCAATTAATATTTCGCTCTGTTGCAGAATGGCCCACAGCGCCTGATGGTAAACTTGATACTGGCGTGCGAGTTTTTCTGTTTGTTGCATCATCGGTAGAGCACGACTAAGGTTGCCCATAACATGGTTCACTTCACCAACAACAGAGGTCGCTACTATACGGCTACGGTATACCGTTGTATTTAGTTGACTTAATGAAAGTTCGGCTAATTCTAGCGCTTTTTCCGGTTCATTACTGTTGATGGCTACTTGCGCACGCAGGGAGTTGTACTGCCCTTGTTGTTGAGTATCAAGCTCAATATTTCGAGCTTGATATTGCGCTTCGGCTTCTTCCAGCAAGGTGCCTACTTGATCATATCGATGCTGACTTTGTGCCAGCCATGCGCGCAACATTGACAGTTTAGGTTCACTGTAAAGTTGGTCAGGTGTCAGTTGCTTGATCGCCATCTCTAATGAAGAGAGCTCACCTTGGTTGAACATCTGCCATCCGTGATCACTCAAGATCTGAACAATCAATTGTGGGTCGTCAGCACGCTGTGCATGTCGAAGAGCTTGATGAGGCGTTTTCTGTTTGATCCAAGCTTTAGCTGCACTTCGATGCAATTCCGCTTCTTGTTGCGGAATTCGAGCTTGGCGTTCATGGGCGAGAAATTCACCAAAAAGGTTATGGAAGCGGTACCAGTTTTTCTCACCTTCAAGAGGGTAGATGAACAGGCCAAATCGATTGAGTGACTCGATCATACCGAGTGCGTCTTCACGTTGAGTGAGTGCACATACTAGCTCGTCGTTGAAGTGATCAAGCACAGAGCACTGCATTAAGAACTGTCGAGTTTCTTTGTCTAACAAGTCGAACACTTCTTCCACCAAATAGTCCCAAAGGTGAGCATGGTTAAAGTGCGAGAACGACTCCGCTGATTGCGCTAGAGTGCGTTTTTGATGTTGGGCTTGCAGCGCAATAAGTTGCAAGGCAGAAGGCCAGCCCTCTACATAAGTACAAATGCTATCTGCTGTGATGTCATCAATGCCATCGGCTACGCGTTGGTTGAAAAAGCGCGTGGTCTCTTCAGTATCAAAAGCCAGTGAATCGTTACCTAGCTCTATCATTAAGTCACGTACGCGAAGGTTGGCGGTACCGAGTGGTGGTGTTCCTCGGCTGGTTACAACGAGCGTCAGGTTGTCGGGCATATGTTTGAGGAAAAAGCGCATTGCTTCATGAATGTCATCATTGTTGACCAAGTGGTAGTCGTCCAACACAAGGAAACATTCATGATGGAACTCAGACATTTCTGCGAAAACTTCACTTAATAATGAATGCAGCGATGAAAACTGTCTTTTCTCTGCCAGCTTTTGGGCATTAGGACAGATATTTTGAGTCGCTTTATTGAGTGATTGCAGTAGATAGTTAATAAAGCGAAATGGATCGTTGTCACTATCATCAATGCTGTACCAACCCACATTAGGCTTATCTACTAGCCATTGCGCGGCCATTGTGGTTTTGCCATACCCTGCTGGGGAGCGAAATAGCACCAACTTGTAACAATCTGCGTTCTGAAGCAGATCGAGAACCCTAGGTCGTAGAATCGCATTGTGTAAGCGGCCAGGACGGGTCAGTTTTGAAGGGATCCACATATCGAAGTTTTTCACCTATTTCGTGGGCTTATGTTCTGGATTATCCCAATCTATTGTTGAGTGCTGTCCAATGACATTAGCCTAATTACTTAAGTCTTCGTTTATGGTACGTGAAGCGAAACGATACCGACTATGATCCTCCACAGAAACCTTGCACTCCTGCATGTTTTTGATGCTCTACGCCCTTTATTTGTGATTTATGTCACTTTAGGTGTGGTTTGTGAATGTGACTTCTTCTTCTTTTACACCGGTTTCTGTGTAAAAGATGAGAGGCTAAAAAAATTTTCGTGATCTGAATATCAGATTTAGCAATGGCTTTAAGAGACCTAAATAAAAGTTACATCAATTGAAGTTAAGTTATCCAACGGGAGCTTGTGATCTTGGTCACTCCAAGATTTTGTTCTAACTCAGAACATGAGAGTTAGATCACTAACCAAATCTCGGTACGCCCCCTACGCCCTCTAATCTACTCCTAGTTAGTTGTAAGGACGGGAGGATGTTTAGTTTATGGTGACCATGCACGATATGTCATAGATGAATTAGAACTATTAAAAGCGAGATTTCTGAAATGAAACCAACTCAGCAAAAAACTTTCGATAAAGTGTCGTTCCAAGAGAGCGTTAAGAAGCATTTGTCTGCGACCTACGCAACTACAATTGAAAACGCAGATAGCCGTGCATGGTACCTAGCAATGGGCCGCGCGTTAGCAGAATTAACAACCTTTGACCTGCTAGCAACTGAAAATGACGAAAAAATTAAGAACGCAAAGAGCGTTAACTACCTTTCATTAGAGTTTTTGATTGGTCGTCTGACAGGCAACAATTTAATCAGCATGGGTTTATATGAACAGATTACTCATGCGATGGAAGAGCTAGGTCAAAACTTAACTGACCTTCTAGAAGAAGAACGCGACCCATCCCTAGGTAATGGTGGTCTTGGTCGACTAGCTGCTTGTTTCATGGATTCTTGTGCCGCTCAAGAATACCCAACAGTAGGCTACGGTCTTCACTATGAATACGGTCTATTCAAACAGTCTTTCCAAAATGGTCGCCAACAAGAAGCACCAGACGCGTGGCGTGGTGTTGAAGGTTACCCTTGGGAAGTGGCTCGTCCAGAACTAGCCCAACACATTGGTTTTTACGGTCACGTAGAAGTTGAGTTCGTTGATGGCAAAGAAGTACGTACTTGGGTTCCAGGTATGGAAGTAAAAGCAATGCCTTGGGATCTACCGATCGTAGGTTACGAGTCAAACACGGTTTACCCGCTGCGTCTTTGGGAATGTCAGGCAATTGCACCATTCTCACTAGCAAGCTTTAACAACGGTGATTACTTCGAAGCGCAACACTCGCTAATCGATGCAGGTAACATCACTAAGGTTCTTTACCCTAACGACAACCACGAGAAAGGTAAGACACTGCGTCTAATGCAGCAGTACTTCCACTCAGCAGCATCGGTTCGCGATATTCTACGCCGCCACGAAGCAGCAGGTTTCTCTTTAGAAGATCTGCCTAAGCAAGAAACGATTCAGCTTAACGATACGCATCCAACAATCGCGATTCCTGAGCTAATGCGCATCCTGATTGATGAGAAAGGTTTAACTTGGGATCAAGCATGGGAAATCAGTGCTCACACGTTCGCTTACACGAACCACACACTACTTCCAGAAGCGTTAGAGACTTGGTCTGAATCTTTGATCAATCGTCTTCTTCCTCGTCACATGGAAATCATCTTTGAAATCAACCACCGCTTCATGCAAGAAGTTCGCAAGATGTGGCCTGGTGACGGTGAGAAGCAAGCGAAGCTTTCTATCATCCAAGAAGGTTTCCACCGCATGGTTCGCATGGCAAACCTATGTGTAATTGGTTCTTACAAAGTAAACGGTGTAGCTGCACTTCACTCACAATTGGTTAAGAAAGATTTGTTCCCTGAGTTCAACGAAATCTTCCCAGGTAAACTGACTAACGTAACGAACGGCATCACGCCACGTCGTTGGCTGAAGTTCTGTAACCCAGGCTTATCTAAGCTAATTACTGGCAAGATCGGTACTGAATGGCCAGCAAAACTTGAGCAGCTAGAAGGCATCGCTAAGTTTGCAACAGACGCGAAATTCCAGAAAGAATTCATGGCGGTTAAGAAAGAAAACAAACAGCGTCTTGCTGATTGGGTTCAAGAGAACATGGGTATCGAGCTAGATACGAACGCTATCTTCGACGTTCAGATCAAGCGTCTACACGAATACAAGCGTCAGCACCTAGACTTGCTACACATTCTATCTCTGTACCACCGTATTCTTAACGAACCGGGTTTCGAATGTGAGCCTCGCGTATGTTTCTTCGCCGCGAAAGCAGCGCCGGGTTATCACCTAGCGAAAGAGATCATCTTCGCGGTGAATAAGATTGCAGAGAAGATCAACAACGATCCTCGCATCGGTAACAAGCTTAAAGTGGTATTTATCCCAGACTACCGTGTAAGCATGGCTGAAATCATCATCCCTGCGGCAGACGTTTCTCAGCAAATCTCACTGGCTGGTAAAGAAGCATCGGGTACGGGCAACATGAAGATGGCTCTAAACGGTGCGTTAACCATCGGTACGATGGATGGTGCAAACGTTGAGATTCGTGAAGAGGTTGGTGATGAAAACATCTACATCTTTGGCCTAGACGTTGACGGTGTTGTTGCATTGAAAGCTCAGGGTTACAACCCATACGACTACTACAATGCAGACCCACTACTGAAAGCATCTCTAGACTTATTGACTGGCGATGAGTTCACTCTAGGTCAACCAGGTCTTCTACGTGCAACGTTTGATAGCCTGCTAGACGGTGGTGACCCATACCTATGTCTTGCTGACTTCGCATCTTACGTGAAAGCGCACGAAGACATGAGCACGCAATACAAAGACCAAGCCGGTTGGGCTAAGAAAGCCATTCTTAACACAGCATTGGTTGGTAAGTTCACATCAGATCGTTCAATCCGCGACTATGTGAACAACATCTGGAAACTAGAAGCGGTTAAACGTTAATCGTTCCCAAGTAGCCAAGGCAGTTTCTGCCTTGGCTCAATTAGCTTGTGGGCAAATAGATGGTTGAGACGTTTGTCGTTTATAAACTGGCTGCTTACAAACTGATTGTCACAAGCTAATTGATTAGTAAAAAATTAAATAAACAACCCTACAAAAATTGAAAGCGTTAAGGCGCTTTCGGAGAGAGCGATGAAAGAACAAAACGTATTAAAACAAATCGCAGAAATGGCAAATATTGCCGATAGTTACGTTAGTGCGTGGGGCGATGAAGCACAAGTATCAGACGATACTATTACGTCTCTATTGGCTTCATTGGGCTACGATACAAGCAGCGATGATGCACTATTAAAGTCTGCAGAAAGAAAACACAAAAAAGATGTACTAGACCCAGTTCTTGTCTTGCGTGACGGTGAGCCTGTAGAAGTGGCGCTGAATTTAGGGGTTAGTGCTCGTGAAAGTGAGTTCAACTGGCGCTTAGAGACCGAGCAAGGAGAGGTACTCGAAGGCTATCTTCAATCTCAAGTCGTTCGTGATGAGCGTGCCGAGGGTGGCCCTTTAGTGTTTGCATTGCCAAGTGATTTGGCATGGGGTTATCACAAGCTAATTGTGAGCCGTAAGCGCCGTAAGAAGCCTTACGAGATGACACTGATCATTACGCCAAAAGCGTGTTTCAAGCAGTCTCCAATTGAGCAAGGCAAAAAGCTTTGGGGACCAAGTGTTCAGCTTTACACACTAAGAACTCAGCACAACTGGGGTATTGGTGATTTCGGTGACCTAAAACAATTGGTTGCTGATATCGCGTCTCGCGGCGGTGACTTCGTTGGTTTAAACCCGATTCACTCATTGTTCCCTGCAAACCCTGAAGGTGCGAGCCCATATAGTCCCTCTTCACGTCGTTGGTTGAACATCTTATATATTGATGTGAGCTCCGTACCTGAATTCGCATTAAGTGCAGAAGCACAACAGACTGTAGGCAGCGCAGAGTTCCAACAGCGCCTACAAAAAGCTCGTGAAGCGCATTGGGTGAATTACACCGAAGTGTCTGAGCTGAAGATGGGCATCTTGCCTCTGTTATTCGCAGAATTTAAGACTCGTCATCTAGACAAGAACAGTGACCGTGCTCAAGCCTTCCTAGCGTTTGTGGAAGAGGGCGGCGATAGCTTGATGCATCAGGCAGCGTTTGATGCTCTGCATGGTGAATTGCATGCTGAAGACTCAGGCATGTGGGGATGGCCGGTATTTCCTGAGAAGTACCGTACATTCGACAGTCCTGCAACACAGAAATACATCAAAGATAACTTAGATCAGGTACATCTTTACATGTACCTACAATGGTTAGCAGATTGCCAAATCAACGATGTTCAATCGCTTGCTGAAGAGAAAGGCATGGCCGTTGGCTTATACCGAGATCTCGCGGTAGGCGTCGCGGATTCAGGCAGCGAGACTTGGGCTGATCAAGGCAACTTAGTGATGGATGCAAGCATCGGTGCTCCACCAGATATTCTTGGTCCTTTAGGCCAAAACTGGGGATTACCACCACTGAACCCTGAAGTGCTTCAAGAGACAAGCTACGATGCATACATTAAGTTGCTTCGTGCAAACATGAAACACTGCGGTGCGCTACGTATTGACCACGTGTTAGGTTTATTGCGTTTGTGGTGGATTCCAAAAGGTGAAAACGCAACCAAAGGCGCGTACATCTATTACCCAGTGCAAGATATGCTGTCGATTCTTGCGCTTGAATCTCACCGTTATCAATGTAGTGTTATTGGTGAAGACTTAGGTACGGTGCCAGATGAGATCGTAGACATCCTAGCAGATGCTGGCGTGCATTCTTACAAAGTGTTCTTCTTCGAAACATCAGAAGAAGACGGTGGTTTCATCTCTCCAAAACACTATGCATCACAATCAATGGCGGCCCTGTGTACGCACGATATGCCAACACTACGTGGCTTTTGGCACTGCGATGACTTGAAGATGGGTCAAGAGATTGGCTTATACCCAGATGCAGCACAGCTAGAAACTCTGTTCGATGACCGTCTAGAGTGCAAACAAGGGATCTTAGATTCGGTGGCATGGCATGGTTTCCTACCTGAAGGTGTTGGCCGCGATGCAAGCCAAGTACCGATGGACTCGTACCTTGCGGAAGCACTTCAACTGCACGTTGCGGCTGGTGGTTCAACATTACTAAGTGTTCAACTGGAAGATTGGTTAGAGATGGACAAGCCAGTCAATATTCCTGGCACTGTAGATGAGTACCCTAACTGGCGTCGTAAATTATCAATGAACTTGGACGAAATCTTTGCTCACGAAGGGGTAAACCGTATTGCTTCTAAGCTGACAGATGTTCGAGAGAAAGCAGCTAAGTAGTGGTATTG
This genomic window from Vibrio toranzoniae contains:
- a CDS encoding DUF368 domain-containing protein, producing the protein MNYLSTFFKGMAMGAADVVPGVSGGTIAFITGIYDTLLESIRRINPSVLGLWKREGFKAAFNHINGFFLISLFAGVFTSIATFAKLISWLLVTHPVPLWSFFFGLILVSVFHILKQVEKRDMIRFVFLLLGVAFAYSITVLKPLQMEPTSINILIAGAIAICAMILPGISGSFILLLIGMYGPILGAVKEFQIDVLALFLGGCVIGLLTFSHVLSWLLRSFRDFTLVFLTGLMIGTLPKIWPWKETISWRINSKGEQVPLIQENLSPFDFEAVTSQPSQLVLAIVMMFVAIALVLGLEKFAERNVD
- the malT gene encoding HTH-type transcriptional regulator MalT, yielding MWIPSKLTRPGRLHNAILRPRVLDLLQNADCYKLVLFRSPAGYGKTTMAAQWLVDKPNVGWYSIDDSDNDPFRFINYLLQSLNKATQNICPNAQKLAEKRQFSSLHSLLSEVFAEMSEFHHECFLVLDDYHLVNNDDIHEAMRFFLKHMPDNLTLVVTSRGTPPLGTANLRVRDLMIELGNDSLAFDTEETTRFFNQRVADGIDDITADSICTYVEGWPSALQLIALQAQHQKRTLAQSAESFSHFNHAHLWDYLVEEVFDLLDKETRQFLMQCSVLDHFNDELVCALTQREDALGMIESLNRFGLFIYPLEGEKNWYRFHNLFGEFLAHERQARIPQQEAELHRSAAKAWIKQKTPHQALRHAQRADDPQLIVQILSDHGWQMFNQGELSSLEMAIKQLTPDQLYSEPKLSMLRAWLAQSQHRYDQVGTLLEEAEAQYQARNIELDTQQQGQYNSLRAQVAINSNEPEKALELAELSLSQLNTTVYRSRIVATSVVGEVNHVMGNLSRALPMMQQTEKLARQYQVYHQALWAILQQSEILIAQGYVQAAFELQDSAFKLIEEHQLQYVPLHEFLLRVRAQIFWCWNRLDEAEECCYKGLDILGHHAPSKHLHSYSMLARISLSRGEIDKASKFIDQIQHLLRQSTYHVDWTANASLSLILFWQVKGNKDAIRDWLSVAVRPESASNHFCQLQWRNIVRAHIILEQYEKAEQALTFLKSEAQRSHLITDTNRNLIVEAVLRTQLNDEDSARVLLEEALHMTNQTGMVGNFLVDGGTIGHILDKLSNKPGLGDLERHRAQQIMKDISTTQRSRSVHFDEDFVENLVNHPNIPELVRTSPLTQREWQVLGLIYSGFSNEQIAQELDVAGTTIKTHIRNLYQKLNIANRKEAISTAENLLQLMGY
- a CDS encoding glycogen/starch/alpha-glucan phosphorylase, whose protein sequence is MKPTQQKTFDKVSFQESVKKHLSATYATTIENADSRAWYLAMGRALAELTTFDLLATENDEKIKNAKSVNYLSLEFLIGRLTGNNLISMGLYEQITHAMEELGQNLTDLLEEERDPSLGNGGLGRLAACFMDSCAAQEYPTVGYGLHYEYGLFKQSFQNGRQQEAPDAWRGVEGYPWEVARPELAQHIGFYGHVEVEFVDGKEVRTWVPGMEVKAMPWDLPIVGYESNTVYPLRLWECQAIAPFSLASFNNGDYFEAQHSLIDAGNITKVLYPNDNHEKGKTLRLMQQYFHSAASVRDILRRHEAAGFSLEDLPKQETIQLNDTHPTIAIPELMRILIDEKGLTWDQAWEISAHTFAYTNHTLLPEALETWSESLINRLLPRHMEIIFEINHRFMQEVRKMWPGDGEKQAKLSIIQEGFHRMVRMANLCVIGSYKVNGVAALHSQLVKKDLFPEFNEIFPGKLTNVTNGITPRRWLKFCNPGLSKLITGKIGTEWPAKLEQLEGIAKFATDAKFQKEFMAVKKENKQRLADWVQENMGIELDTNAIFDVQIKRLHEYKRQHLDLLHILSLYHRILNEPGFECEPRVCFFAAKAAPGYHLAKEIIFAVNKIAEKINNDPRIGNKLKVVFIPDYRVSMAEIIIPAADVSQQISLAGKEASGTGNMKMALNGALTIGTMDGANVEIREEVGDENIYIFGLDVDGVVALKAQGYNPYDYYNADPLLKASLDLLTGDEFTLGQPGLLRATFDSLLDGGDPYLCLADFASYVKAHEDMSTQYKDQAGWAKKAILNTALVGKFTSDRSIRDYVNNIWKLEAVKR
- the malQ gene encoding 4-alpha-glucanotransferase translates to MKEQNVLKQIAEMANIADSYVSAWGDEAQVSDDTITSLLASLGYDTSSDDALLKSAERKHKKDVLDPVLVLRDGEPVEVALNLGVSARESEFNWRLETEQGEVLEGYLQSQVVRDERAEGGPLVFALPSDLAWGYHKLIVSRKRRKKPYEMTLIITPKACFKQSPIEQGKKLWGPSVQLYTLRTQHNWGIGDFGDLKQLVADIASRGGDFVGLNPIHSLFPANPEGASPYSPSSRRWLNILYIDVSSVPEFALSAEAQQTVGSAEFQQRLQKAREAHWVNYTEVSELKMGILPLLFAEFKTRHLDKNSDRAQAFLAFVEEGGDSLMHQAAFDALHGELHAEDSGMWGWPVFPEKYRTFDSPATQKYIKDNLDQVHLYMYLQWLADCQINDVQSLAEEKGMAVGLYRDLAVGVADSGSETWADQGNLVMDASIGAPPDILGPLGQNWGLPPLNPEVLQETSYDAYIKLLRANMKHCGALRIDHVLGLLRLWWIPKGENATKGAYIYYPVQDMLSILALESHRYQCSVIGEDLGTVPDEIVDILADAGVHSYKVFFFETSEEDGGFISPKHYASQSMAALCTHDMPTLRGFWHCDDLKMGQEIGLYPDAAQLETLFDDRLECKQGILDSVAWHGFLPEGVGRDASQVPMDSYLAEALQLHVAAGGSTLLSVQLEDWLEMDKPVNIPGTVDEYPNWRRKLSMNLDEIFAHEGVNRIASKLTDVREKAAK